From one Pontibacillus sp. HMF3514 genomic stretch:
- a CDS encoding VC0807 family protein, producing the protein MKGNRIVFWDVICYLVFPLLVWNFIRDDIGDYYSMLLSSVPGIIYTVIRFYYIRSLQFFGIFMLANLVLSTVVDVLSGSAINLLWNRVYFAVGVGLFFLGSMLVKKPVALLFALDIMEMQGQSRKPLKQIFYQKKIFLVFQAITFVFVFREGFFAAWKAWLIKEYGVEAFDQALILRQVLSWVLTGVTVLGYLYVGKVMHDQSKRPVDPPAST; encoded by the coding sequence GTGAAAGGGAATAGAATTGTCTTTTGGGATGTTATTTGTTATCTCGTATTTCCATTACTCGTATGGAATTTTATACGTGATGATATCGGGGATTACTATTCGATGTTACTATCCTCAGTACCAGGGATTATTTATACAGTAATACGATTCTACTATATCCGAAGCCTGCAATTTTTCGGGATTTTTATGCTCGCTAACTTAGTGTTGAGTACAGTTGTTGATGTCTTGTCGGGATCAGCCATCAACCTGCTTTGGAATCGGGTTTATTTTGCGGTGGGGGTAGGACTATTCTTTTTAGGAAGTATGCTAGTGAAAAAACCTGTTGCTCTACTTTTTGCTCTCGATATTATGGAGATGCAGGGACAGTCTAGAAAACCTCTAAAACAAATCTTTTATCAAAAGAAGATCTTTCTTGTATTTCAGGCGATCACATTCGTTTTTGTGTTTCGTGAAGGATTTTTTGCAGCTTGGAAAGCATGGCTCATCAAAGAGTATGGAGTAGAAGCATTCGATCAGGCCTTAATCTTACGACAGGTATTAAGTTGGGTCCTGACTGGAGTGACGGTTCTTGGTTATCTGTATGTTGGCAAAGTCATGCATGATCAAAGCAAACGACCAGTGGATCCTCCAGCTTCGACATAA
- a CDS encoding DUF3941 domain-containing protein produces MATKNTKDDNKKPFDNNAKRAQKNEEREAARQRGERQFSKKTDHK; encoded by the coding sequence ATGGCTACAAAGAATACAAAAGATGATAACAAAAAGCCGTTCGACAACAATGCTAAGCGTGCTCAAAAAAATGAAGAACGCGAAGCAGCAAGACAACGCGGCGAGCGTCAATTTTCTAAGAAAACCGATCATAAATAG
- the eis gene encoding enhanced intracellular survival protein Eis, whose product MPNIQSIQEKDYDELARIVGNAYPAFEMHKDETRQKFIEKVDDRQKNFPDVNHFGYFDEEQLKGTFRFHDFQMNLYGETIPVGGIGLVAVDLLHKKERIAKHMLLDFIDRCREKGYDLAALYPFRPDFYQKMGFGFGSKKHEYRIESKHLPNAGSKQYIVNVTTEEQVQLVKDCYNTYVSQQHGMMYRDQEAFKNLIEQKETQTVAFQRNGKIEGYASFSFQKSEENFLKNHIIIKELVYLHSEALGELMTFFHLQQDQIDRIIFHTSDEDFHFLPHDVRNGSEHIIPSVYHEAHTSGVGLMYRVLDVKQFLSSLTNHTFSTEDVTVKFKVQETLINESNVEVVVQFKDRQLQLIEEDRYDVEVEMNISEFSSLMMGAVSFNTLHRYGLIKISHSTYNKVLNRLFSCLEKPECMTAF is encoded by the coding sequence ATGCCCAACATCCAATCCATTCAAGAAAAAGATTATGATGAACTAGCAAGGATCGTAGGCAATGCATACCCTGCGTTTGAAATGCATAAAGACGAAACACGTCAGAAATTTATCGAAAAGGTAGACGATCGTCAAAAGAACTTCCCTGATGTAAATCATTTTGGATATTTTGATGAAGAGCAATTAAAAGGCACATTTAGGTTTCATGACTTTCAGATGAACCTGTATGGAGAAACGATTCCAGTTGGTGGGATTGGGTTAGTTGCTGTTGATTTACTACATAAAAAAGAAAGAATTGCTAAGCATATGCTGTTGGATTTCATAGATCGATGCCGTGAAAAAGGGTATGATCTAGCAGCTCTTTACCCATTCAGACCTGATTTTTATCAGAAAATGGGCTTTGGGTTTGGGTCTAAAAAGCATGAATATCGAATTGAATCAAAGCATTTGCCAAATGCAGGATCGAAACAATATATTGTAAATGTAACGACTGAGGAGCAAGTCCAATTGGTCAAGGACTGTTATAACACTTATGTAAGCCAACAGCATGGTATGATGTATCGTGATCAAGAGGCTTTTAAAAATCTCATTGAACAAAAAGAGACTCAAACCGTAGCGTTTCAACGAAATGGAAAAATTGAAGGATATGCTTCATTTTCTTTTCAAAAGAGTGAGGAAAACTTTCTCAAAAATCACATCATCATAAAAGAGCTTGTGTATTTGCATTCTGAAGCTTTAGGAGAACTGATGACGTTCTTCCACCTTCAACAGGATCAAATTGATCGGATCATTTTCCATACTTCAGACGAAGATTTTCACTTCTTACCTCACGATGTTCGAAACGGAAGTGAGCACATCATACCTTCTGTTTATCATGAAGCTCATACTTCAGGGGTGGGATTAATGTATCGTGTCCTTGATGTGAAGCAGTTTTTATCCTCATTAACGAATCATACATTTAGTACCGAAGATGTTACGGTGAAGTTTAAAGTACAAGAAACCTTGATTAATGAATCAAATGTAGAAGTGGTAGTTCAATTTAAGGATAGACAGCTGCAATTAATTGAAGAAGATCGATATGACGTAGAAGTGGAAATGAATATTTCAGAGTTTTCTTCTCTAATGATGGGGGCAGTATCCTTTAATACTTTACACCGATATGGACTGATTAAGATATCCCATTCTACTTATAACAAGGTGCTTAACCGATTGTTTTCCTGTCTAGAAAAGCCAGAATGTATGACTGCGTTTTAA
- a CDS encoding YitT family protein, translating into MFFIEIRRIMVVILGAVLNAISLNLFLIKANVYASGFTGVAQLISSVFQDKLGIGITTGVLLFILNIPVIILGWLKVGKGFTIYSMISVIFTTLFLEIIPVQQLSTDILLNAVFGGVIGAVGVGITLKWGASTGGMDIVAMLLSRIKDRPIGTYFFILNGMIIILAGLLYDEEKALYTIVTLYVSTRVIDAIHTRHEKLTAMIITTKAEELQQAIHAKMVRGITQVPAKGAFTKQDKDMLIMVITRYELYDLEHIIKDVDPHAFTNIVQTTGIFGFFRRDD; encoded by the coding sequence ATGTTTTTTATTGAAATAAGACGAATTATGGTAGTCATTTTAGGAGCTGTACTTAACGCTATCTCGCTAAACCTCTTCCTAATCAAGGCTAACGTGTATGCGAGCGGTTTTACTGGTGTAGCTCAGTTAATTTCTAGTGTGTTCCAAGATAAATTAGGAATCGGTATTACAACTGGTGTGCTATTATTCATCTTAAACATACCTGTTATCATTCTAGGTTGGTTAAAAGTTGGTAAAGGATTTACCATTTATAGTATGATTTCGGTCATTTTTACCACTTTATTCCTAGAGATTATTCCAGTCCAACAACTATCTACTGACATCCTTCTAAACGCCGTTTTTGGCGGTGTAATAGGGGCTGTAGGCGTTGGGATTACCCTGAAATGGGGTGCTTCAACGGGTGGTATGGACATCGTAGCCATGCTTTTATCAAGGATTAAGGATCGCCCAATTGGGACTTATTTCTTTATTTTGAATGGAATGATTATCATTTTGGCTGGTTTGTTGTATGATGAGGAAAAGGCCCTTTATACGATTGTGACACTTTATGTTTCTACTCGTGTGATCGATGCAATTCATACACGTCACGAAAAACTAACAGCAATGATCATTACAACCAAAGCAGAAGAGTTACAACAAGCAATTCACGCTAAAATGGTAAGGGGAATTACACAGGTTCCTGCGAAGGGTGCATTTACCAAACAGGACAAGGATATGCTAATCATGGTAATTACCCGTTACGAACTTTACGATCTAGAGCACATTATTAAAGATGTTGACCCACATGCATTCACGAACATTGTACAAACTACAGGCATCTTCGGATTCTTTCGACGTGATGACTAA
- a CDS encoding BsuPI-related putative proteinase inhibitor, with the protein MKKLLVLVMAMLFVAAGCSGTNEANGKEDTNSSDNTNKNDETKEEVNLEQLLQQLEMTADVQADADKVDFNFQMKNTGEKAVKLTFPSGQQYEVIVKNAEGEEVYRYSKGKAFTEALVNKEIKPGEALSWKSSWNYKQDGERVEAGTYTADITILPAKINKQTIDAQPFQLTQNFEVPSGEQTFRNVKVTENANGDYTVTGEARAFEASFAYNVEDGHNLLVPEQNVTASKGAPNWGTFEFDVKIAKDKLPSNGTLTLTLYTKSAKDGSVENVKFVKLDTFQPE; encoded by the coding sequence ATGAAAAAACTTCTTGTTCTTGTCATGGCAATGCTGTTTGTTGCTGCCGGTTGCTCCGGAACAAATGAAGCAAATGGCAAAGAAGACACAAATTCCTCTGATAACACGAACAAAAACGATGAAACAAAAGAGGAAGTAAACCTTGAACAATTACTGCAGCAACTAGAAATGACAGCCGATGTACAAGCAGACGCCGATAAAGTAGATTTTAATTTCCAAATGAAAAACACAGGTGAAAAAGCGGTAAAGCTTACCTTCCCATCTGGTCAGCAATACGAAGTAATCGTGAAAAATGCTGAAGGTGAAGAAGTATATCGCTATTCAAAAGGAAAAGCCTTCACTGAAGCTTTAGTAAATAAGGAAATTAAGCCAGGTGAAGCACTATCCTGGAAATCTTCATGGAACTACAAGCAAGATGGTGAACGTGTGGAAGCAGGCACATACACTGCTGATATCACAATACTACCAGCTAAAATTAATAAACAAACCATTGACGCTCAACCATTCCAATTAACTCAAAACTTTGAAGTTCCATCTGGTGAGCAAACGTTCCGTAACGTGAAAGTTACTGAAAATGCAAATGGTGATTATACCGTTACAGGTGAAGCTCGTGCATTTGAAGCTTCATTTGCTTATAACGTTGAAGATGGACATAACTTGTTAGTGCCAGAGCAAAACGTAACAGCAAGCAAAGGTGCTCCAAACTGGGGAACATTTGAGTTTGATGTAAAGATTGCTAAGGATAAGCTTCCTTCAAATGGAACACTTACACTAACTCTTTACACGAAGAGTGCCAAAGACGGTTCTGTTGAAAATGTTAAATTTGTAAAACTAGATACTTTCCAACCTGAATAA
- a CDS encoding DUF2785 domain-containing protein: MQTVQTLKQKLQSFDNFEHVAQQESHTLLDDMLKHIGSPDPVLRDELIYSALAIWVLNEKFDQDHLRELYDLALSDDYLFYQIGNRGDDSVFTRSFSVLLLPPILQIHKQSSFLSREELTNGVETLIHYFKKEQDTRGYVAEKGWAHSIAHAADALESFASCKEIEEQDLLSVFNAVKKVITQPSQYINGEDERLINALETIFPKVADCFIIEWIQSFGSVLDKVEGHEEDAIHFNIKTFLRSMYFRFVWREEKRYREAILDTLEPIEKIGAY, translated from the coding sequence ATGCAAACGGTACAAACGTTAAAGCAAAAACTGCAATCTTTTGATAACTTTGAACATGTTGCACAGCAAGAATCACACACCTTATTAGACGATATGTTAAAACATATAGGGAGTCCAGATCCGGTGTTAAGGGACGAGCTAATTTATAGCGCACTAGCGATTTGGGTTTTAAATGAAAAATTTGATCAGGATCATTTACGAGAATTATATGATCTGGCATTAAGCGATGATTATCTTTTCTATCAAATCGGGAACAGAGGAGACGATTCAGTCTTCACTCGCAGTTTTTCTGTGTTATTATTACCTCCTATTTTACAAATCCATAAACAAAGCTCATTCCTATCACGAGAAGAGCTAACAAATGGAGTAGAAACACTGATTCATTATTTTAAGAAAGAACAAGATACCAGGGGTTATGTAGCGGAGAAAGGATGGGCTCACAGTATCGCTCATGCAGCTGATGCACTTGAATCCTTCGCAAGCTGTAAGGAAATTGAAGAACAGGACTTGTTGTCCGTTTTTAATGCGGTAAAAAAAGTCATAACACAACCTTCTCAATATATTAACGGTGAGGATGAACGCCTTATCAATGCCCTTGAAACGATTTTTCCAAAGGTAGCTGATTGCTTTATCATTGAATGGATCCAATCATTTGGATCAGTTCTTGATAAAGTTGAAGGCCATGAGGAGGATGCCATTCACTTCAATATCAAGACGTTTCTTCGCTCTATGTATTTCCGGTTCGTTTGGAGAGAGGAAAAACGATACAGAGAGGCTATTTTGGATACGTTAGAACCAATCGAGAAAATAGGAGCCTATTAA
- a CDS encoding DegV family protein, with amino-acid sequence MNVQIIADSASDLPDSYIEQYGIKRVSLTVHLDDQDYLDAVDIQSKDVYDAMRNGKAPKTSQVSPHTFKDLFEEYAKKGQPCLYLALSSELSGTYQTAKMMQQEVLEEYPDFQLEVIDTHCASLGYGLVVRRVAQLAQESADMETLLKKAESHMNHMEHIFTVDDLEYLKRGGRVSAAAAFVGTMLKIKPLLHVENGQLIPLEKIRGQKKVLKRMLELMNERGEDLGNQPIAISHGDDAERAEQLAEMIREEHGTKEIIIHQIGSAIGAHAGPGTIALFFLNKSYE; translated from the coding sequence ATGAACGTTCAAATTATAGCTGATTCAGCTAGTGATTTACCGGATTCCTACATAGAACAGTATGGCATCAAACGTGTTTCACTTACCGTTCATTTAGATGATCAAGATTATTTAGATGCGGTAGACATCCAATCGAAAGATGTATACGATGCGATGCGTAATGGCAAAGCACCTAAGACCTCTCAGGTTTCCCCACACACTTTTAAAGATTTATTCGAGGAGTATGCAAAAAAAGGACAACCTTGTCTTTATTTAGCTTTATCATCCGAACTATCAGGTACGTATCAAACCGCCAAAATGATGCAACAGGAAGTATTAGAAGAGTATCCTGACTTTCAATTAGAAGTAATAGATACTCATTGTGCTTCATTAGGGTATGGTCTTGTCGTGCGCCGTGTAGCTCAACTCGCTCAAGAAAGCGCTGATATGGAAACTTTACTTAAAAAAGCAGAAAGCCATATGAATCATATGGAACATATCTTTACCGTAGATGATTTAGAGTACCTAAAGCGCGGTGGTCGTGTAAGTGCTGCAGCTGCTTTTGTCGGTACCATGCTTAAAATCAAGCCATTACTCCACGTGGAAAATGGGCAGCTTATTCCATTAGAAAAAATTCGTGGACAGAAAAAGGTTCTTAAGCGTATGCTTGAACTTATGAATGAACGCGGTGAGGACCTAGGAAATCAACCAATAGCTATTTCACACGGTGACGATGCTGAGCGTGCTGAACAGCTGGCTGAAATGATTCGTGAAGAACATGGAACAAAAGAAATTATTATCCATCAGATCGGATCTGCCATCGGTGCTCACGCGGGTCCTGGAACGATTGCACTCTTTTTCTTAAACAAGTCTTATGAGTAG
- a CDS encoding DUF3813 family protein: MQNNNNLFQQAKQAVSNITNRNGQAREEEVRQARNAINSARANASQEEQQQLQQLQQQIERHEGLK; encoded by the coding sequence TTGCAAAACAACAATAACTTATTCCAACAAGCGAAACAAGCTGTCAGCAATATCACCAACCGCAATGGTCAAGCACGTGAAGAAGAGGTCCGTCAAGCACGTAACGCGATCAACTCTGCACGCGCTAATGCTTCCCAAGAGGAGCAACAGCAATTACAACAACTGCAACAGCAAATCGAACGCCACGAAGGGTTGAAGTAG
- a CDS encoding alkyl/aryl-sulfatase, giving the protein MLYPKVFSSYPELETLYPKVFSSYPELETLYPKSFTSYTELETLYPKSFTSYTELETLYPKSFTSYTELETLYPKSFTSYTELETLYPKSFTSYTELETFYPNSLTILCFNKKKIGLEIYTRTLIPPANQCSFPCMNRYLPEYYVLWRWDLMNNYDENCLEEKFTPFRKDATEETKKINAEFKKNIHWKRLKLEQEWATRNVLKSVPYPVIKPNNSLLPVWDLKRYEFLQKDDIPSTVNPKLWYQGKLNLNAGLFQVTENIYQVRGYDLANLSIIRGKSGWIVIDCLTSRETAQAAFELINSYFGESPVSAIIFSHSHVDHYGGVDGVLESGTTDDVKIYAPSGFLNAALEENVTAGVAMSRRGFYMYGEVLPRGEKGQVDCGIGKYVSTGVVTLVNSAEEITLSDQESYVEKFIDGVRMQFQLTPDTEAPAEMNIYIPEEHSLCIAENCTASLHNIYTLRGAEVRDPVAWATYIQQAIDLFGDHMTSLFEVHTWPRHGRDYCISYMEKQRDMYQYINDQTLRLINQGYTIDQVGRMVTFPESLRKEWYNSPFYGTVNHNAKAVYQKYMGWYNGNPVDLNKLIPEESSKKYVEYMGGEDELLKKAKRSFKEGDYQWVAEVTKHLIYSNPSNYKAKYLCADALEQLAYIAESGPWRNEYLMGAQELRYGIIPIKRSTITNEVLDIMTLEQVLNMLSIRLNGIIAGEYDFKLNFIITDRKEKALTEVKRGIFRYLSNELKEDEVKVIMDQASLYELATTNNRPSPSSIKVIGDIQKWHQFLWALDQIDTDFPIMTPLDK; this is encoded by the coding sequence ATGCTCTATCCAAAAGTATTCTCTTCCTATCCAGAATTAGAAACGCTCTATCCAAAAGTATTCTCTTCCTATCCAGAATTAGAAACGCTCTATCCAAAATCATTCACTTCCTATACAGAACTAGAAACGCTCTATCCAAAATCATTCACTTCCTATACAGAATTAGAAACCCTCTATCCAAAATCATTCACTTCCTATACAGAATTAGAAACCCTCTATCCAAAATCATTCACTTCCTATACAGAATTAGAAACCCTCTATCCAAAATCATTCACTTCCTATACAGAATTAGAAACATTCTATCCAAACTCACTTACTATTCTCTGCTTTAATAAGAAGAAAATTGGTTTAGAGATATACACTAGAACATTGATTCCCCCTGCAAATCAATGCTCTTTTCCATGTATGAACAGATATCTACCTGAATACTATGTTTTATGGAGGTGGGATCTGATGAACAATTATGATGAAAACTGTCTTGAAGAGAAATTCACCCCTTTTCGAAAAGATGCTACTGAGGAAACAAAGAAAATAAACGCAGAATTTAAAAAGAATATCCATTGGAAACGACTAAAGTTAGAGCAAGAATGGGCAACGAGAAATGTGTTAAAAAGTGTACCTTATCCTGTCATAAAACCGAATAACTCTCTCCTCCCTGTATGGGACTTAAAACGATATGAATTTCTACAAAAAGATGATATCCCCTCTACCGTAAATCCGAAGTTATGGTACCAAGGTAAATTAAATTTGAATGCCGGTCTTTTTCAAGTAACTGAAAACATCTATCAAGTACGAGGATACGATCTTGCTAATTTAAGTATCATTCGCGGAAAAAGTGGATGGATTGTGATTGATTGTTTAACTTCTAGAGAGACAGCTCAAGCTGCTTTTGAGTTAATTAACAGTTATTTTGGAGAATCTCCTGTTAGCGCAATTATATTCTCCCATTCACATGTGGACCACTATGGTGGAGTGGATGGTGTCCTCGAAAGTGGAACAACCGATGATGTTAAGATTTATGCACCTAGTGGATTTTTAAATGCTGCACTGGAAGAAAACGTGACTGCTGGTGTCGCTATGTCTCGCCGAGGTTTTTACATGTATGGTGAAGTATTACCTCGTGGTGAAAAAGGGCAAGTCGATTGTGGAATTGGAAAGTACGTTTCTACAGGTGTTGTAACCTTAGTGAATTCTGCTGAAGAAATCACCTTATCAGATCAGGAATCCTATGTGGAAAAATTCATAGATGGTGTTCGAATGCAGTTTCAGTTAACCCCGGACACTGAGGCACCAGCTGAAATGAATATTTATATACCTGAGGAACATAGTTTATGTATTGCAGAAAACTGTACCGCTTCCCTTCATAATATTTATACACTCCGCGGAGCTGAGGTACGTGATCCTGTTGCGTGGGCAACCTATATCCAGCAAGCTATTGATTTATTTGGCGATCATATGACATCGTTGTTTGAAGTTCACACCTGGCCAAGACATGGAAGAGACTATTGTATCAGTTACATGGAAAAGCAACGAGACATGTATCAATATATCAATGATCAAACGCTGAGACTAATCAATCAAGGGTACACAATTGATCAAGTAGGAAGGATGGTAACATTTCCTGAAAGTCTCAGAAAAGAATGGTATAACAGTCCCTTTTATGGAACCGTAAATCATAATGCAAAAGCCGTCTATCAAAAGTATATGGGGTGGTATAACGGGAATCCAGTGGACTTAAATAAATTAATTCCTGAAGAATCTTCTAAAAAATACGTTGAATACATGGGCGGTGAGGATGAATTACTGAAGAAAGCAAAGAGATCCTTTAAGGAAGGTGACTATCAATGGGTGGCTGAAGTGACAAAACATCTTATCTACTCTAACCCTTCCAACTATAAAGCAAAATACCTTTGTGCAGATGCATTGGAACAACTAGCCTATATTGCAGAGTCTGGCCCATGGAGAAATGAATATTTAATGGGTGCTCAAGAATTACGTTATGGCATCATCCCGATTAAACGGTCTACCATAACAAACGAAGTTCTAGATATCATGACATTAGAGCAAGTATTAAATATGCTAAGTATCCGGTTAAATGGAATAATTGCTGGTGAATATGATTTTAAATTAAATTTTATTATTACAGATCGAAAAGAAAAAGCATTAACAGAGGTGAAAAGAGGTATTTTCAGGTATTTATCCAATGAATTAAAGGAAGACGAAGTAAAAGTCATTATGGATCAAGCATCCTTGTATGAATTAGCGACTACAAATAATCGTCCGAGTCCTTCTTCCATAAAAGTAATTGGAGACATCCAAAAATGGCATCAGTTCTTATGGGCTCTTGACCAGATTGATACTGACTTCCCAATTATGACACCTTTAGATAAATAA
- a CDS encoding NifU N-terminal domain-containing protein: protein MAVQAQPTPNPNAMKFTTDRMIFQGDGSVSVMPGQTSEHDILNDLMELEGVDNVFGFQNFITVNKKFDADWDALTDEVKNTLEKYGY, encoded by the coding sequence ATGGCTGTACAAGCACAACCAACACCAAATCCGAACGCAATGAAATTCACTACAGACCGAATGATTTTCCAAGGAGATGGATCAGTCTCTGTTATGCCTGGTCAAACCAGTGAACATGATATTTTGAATGACCTAATGGAGCTTGAAGGAGTAGACAATGTCTTCGGTTTCCAAAACTTCATCACGGTTAACAAAAAGTTCGACGCTGATTGGGATGCCCTGACAGATGAAGTGAAGAATACGCTTGAGAAATACGGTTACTAA
- a CDS encoding beta-propeller domain-containing protein, giving the protein MKRLYVGVAAVIVALFTVFALQQTMVSANVNDDAKVVPVHKNWTVTFTKSMKPDSFTDETVRVLNENDEKVEVTYELSQDGKVLTIQSPDEGYTMNQHFKLIISQKVESENGYKLANDFEFDFQTRDELPAVGSKENFMNILAELQKKQELRYQAFSGGDEATLEATNDSAAEQSKSTSSGDDGSKTNTQVKGVDEADVLKSDGENFYYVRNTDITITKAHPAEDSKLLSTIQEKDFNPNEIYIYEDRLVVMGHKREAFYKQKQTTEDGVTKEMVLPYHRGQTAVYVYDISNPAAPQKIREVAVQGSYMTSRLIDENLYFITNEHPPFHIMTRDTKLEDGTQEQEDPRPRYKDSAVSSESMPISYDRMHKLPDSDDTTFVTITSFDVTKDKEKANVKTYLGSGQTVYMSKEHIYMAVRDYPNLKQASTMPREQATTPDTKIYQFGVDGTNVTYDAEAKVPGTLINQFAMDEREGTFRVATTKGHMWDDQNPSENNLYTFDSSLNRLGKLEGLAEGERIYSVRFMQNRAYLVTFKQVDPLFVIDLQNAESPKVLGKLKIPGFSNYLHPIGDNHVVGFGKQTKQLSDGRITTDGVKLSLFDISDVNNPIEKDVELIGGRGTNSELSHNHKALYYHADKNLFGFPIMVNEKIELSEDTTPGMHEFVFEGAYLYSVTPEEGFTFKTRVTHQPDKELHYPEWDHRIARMMSIGDTFYTFSNNRMEAMDLNTEEKISEVQFPEDLYK; this is encoded by the coding sequence ATGAAACGATTGTATGTAGGAGTTGCTGCTGTCATTGTAGCGTTATTTACTGTGTTCGCTCTTCAGCAAACCATGGTCTCAGCTAATGTAAATGATGATGCCAAAGTCGTACCTGTCCATAAAAATTGGACGGTTACATTCACAAAGTCGATGAAACCAGACAGCTTCACAGATGAAACGGTACGAGTATTAAACGAAAATGATGAAAAAGTTGAGGTTACGTACGAACTATCTCAAGATGGAAAAGTTTTAACGATCCAATCCCCTGACGAAGGTTATACGATGAACCAACATTTCAAGCTCATCATTTCTCAAAAGGTTGAATCAGAAAATGGTTACAAACTTGCAAATGACTTTGAGTTTGATTTCCAAACGCGTGATGAGCTTCCTGCAGTTGGCTCAAAAGAAAACTTCATGAACATTCTAGCAGAGTTACAAAAGAAGCAAGAATTACGTTACCAGGCTTTCTCTGGAGGAGATGAAGCAACATTAGAAGCTACAAATGACTCAGCAGCCGAACAATCCAAAAGCACAAGTAGTGGAGATGACGGCTCTAAAACCAACACACAAGTAAAAGGCGTAGATGAAGCAGACGTTCTAAAATCAGATGGTGAGAACTTCTATTATGTACGTAACACCGACATCACGATTACCAAAGCACATCCTGCTGAAGACAGTAAGCTTCTAAGCACAATACAAGAGAAAGACTTCAATCCTAATGAAATTTACATCTATGAAGACCGACTTGTCGTGATGGGCCATAAACGAGAAGCCTTTTATAAACAAAAACAAACAACCGAGGACGGCGTAACAAAGGAAATGGTCCTCCCTTATCACCGAGGACAAACAGCTGTTTACGTCTATGACATCTCTAATCCAGCCGCTCCACAAAAAATTCGTGAAGTTGCCGTTCAAGGAAGTTATATGACATCAAGACTTATTGATGAAAACCTGTATTTCATCACAAATGAGCATCCTCCTTTTCACATCATGACACGTGATACCAAACTTGAAGATGGAACTCAAGAACAAGAAGATCCTCGTCCGAGATACAAGGACTCAGCCGTTAGCTCTGAATCCATGCCTATCTCCTATGATCGCATGCATAAGTTACCCGATAGTGATGATACAACATTCGTTACGATTACATCTTTTGACGTGACAAAAGACAAGGAAAAAGCAAATGTCAAAACGTATCTCGGATCAGGCCAAACCGTTTATATGTCAAAAGAGCATATCTATATGGCTGTTCGTGATTATCCTAACCTAAAGCAGGCTTCCACAATGCCTCGTGAACAGGCTACAACACCTGATACAAAAATCTATCAATTTGGTGTTGATGGCACGAATGTAACATATGATGCAGAAGCAAAAGTGCCTGGCACCCTCATTAACCAGTTCGCGATGGATGAACGAGAAGGTACATTCCGTGTTGCCACAACGAAAGGCCATATGTGGGATGATCAAAACCCATCTGAAAATAATCTATACACATTCGATAGCTCATTAAATCGCCTAGGCAAACTTGAAGGGCTAGCTGAAGGAGAACGTATCTATAGTGTTCGATTCATGCAAAACCGAGCTTACCTTGTAACCTTTAAACAAGTGGACCCGTTATTTGTTATCGACCTACAAAATGCTGAGTCCCCTAAAGTATTAGGGAAGTTAAAAATCCCTGGTTTTAGTAACTACCTGCATCCAATTGGAGATAATCATGTGGTTGGATTCGGAAAACAAACCAAACAGTTAAGTGACGGTCGTATTACAACAGATGGTGTTAAACTTTCCTTATTTGATATCAGTGATGTAAACAATCCAATTGAAAAAGATGTCGAGTTAATCGGAGGTCGTGGTACCAACTCTGAATTGAGTCACAACCACAAAGCCCTTTACTATCATGCAGACAAAAACTTATTCGGTTTCCCGATTATGGTGAATGAAAAGATCGAACTAAGTGAAGATACGACACCTGGTATGCATGAGTTTGTTTTTGAAGGCGCGTACTTATATTCGGTAACACCAGAAGAAGGATTCACCTTCAAAACAAGAGTTACACATCAGCCAGACAAAGAGCTTCACTACCCAGAATGGGACCACCGCATCGCACGAATGATGTCCATTGGAGATACGTTCTACACGTTTTCTAATAATAGAATGGAAGCAATGGATTTAAATACAGAAGAAAAGATCTCAGAGGTTCAGTTTCCAGAAGATCTATATAAATAA